The nucleotide window tCCTTGTTTAGGTGTAGGAGCACCTACTGTTAAGGAtcctggggaaggctgaggctggttttttctcttttttattactgttattcTGGGCTGGTGTTGCCTTAGTTCCTAAATCCTGGATTCCTGAGATTGTTCCAAAGTACTTTTAGAGGTGTGGGTGCTGACATGACTCGGGCTGCTTTGTGTGCCACAGGATTCCTCGTCCTGCCCTGTGGCCCCCTTCAGCTGCCCTGCAAATTGTTGAAAGCATTTTGGGGAAAGTTCATCACTTTTTTGTCTTAGCCATACTTGTGATTTGAAATTTGCTGGCTGTATTTATCTttctgctctgtcagctggGAGTGGTGCTGTTTGCATCCAGCTTCCTGCAGGTGCCCAGTCTGAGTTCTCACgctgaaaatgcagcatttgGCAAACCTCAGAAATGAGCATTTTGTGCCTGGATTTCCTCGATTTCCATACtttctgctttgtgtggggataggtgggatattgggaatgaggaattgctggctgggagggtgggcaggccctggcccagggtgcccagggtgACAGGGAGGCGTgcatggagcagagacagggAGGGTGTGaagggacaggtgtgacaccaGGGAGGTGTGGAGGGATAGGTGTGACCGCTGGGCAGGGTCTGAAGGGACAGATCTGAAGGACAGGGCAGGTGTGACAGGCAGGAGGGTGATGCTGTGGCCCCAGCCCGCACACTGACcgccttctccttctccttctttctccttctccttctttctccttctccttctctttctttcttctccttctccttctccttctccttctccttctccttctccttctccttctccttctcctgctccttctccttctccttctccttctccttctttctccttctttctccttctcctccttctttctccttctccttctttctcctcctcgtccttctcctccttctccttctttctccttctccttctccttctttctccttctccttctccttctttctccttctccttctcctcctcctcctccttctctttctttcttctccttctccttctccttctccttctccttctccttctccttctccttctccttctccttctccttctccttctttctccttctcctcctccttctttctacttctccttctccttctccttctccctccttctccttcttctccttctccttctcctcctccttctctttctttcttctccttctccttctccttctccttctttctccttctccttctttctccttctccttctccttctccttctccttctttcttcttctccttctcctccttctccttctttctccttctccttctccttctccttctccttctccttctccttctccttctccttctccttctccttctccttctcctcctttctccttctccttctcctcctcctccttctttgtccttctccttctcttccttctccttctttctcgttctccttctccttctccccctcccctcccctcccctcccctcccctcccctcccctcccctcccctcccctcccctcccctcccctcccctcccctcccctcccctcccctcccctcccctcccctcccctcccctcccctcccctcccctcccctcccctcccctcccctcccctcccctcgctcccctgtccccgcaggtcTGTCAGCCGCGGCCGGGATCGGTGTGGATGACCTGCGCCGGCTGTGCATCCTGCGGATGAGCTTTGTCAAGGGCTGGGGCCCGGACTACCCGCGGCAGAGCATCAAGGAGACGCCGTGCTGGATCGAGATCCACCTGCACCGCGCGCTGCAGCTGCTGGACGAGGTGCTGCACACCATGCCCATCGCCGACCCGCAGCCCCTGGACTGAGCCCGCCTGTAACACGCCCTTCTGTTTATACCCTCCAGAGATACTTCACTTCCCTTCTGCTTAACCTTCTCAAAACaggttttaaaaatgtgtttgccGCCTTGCTCTTAGCAGAAAGCATCTGAATGTGCAGGATTTGGATTTCAGTTGTTCCCAGAACTCAGTAGTTGTAACACAGGGCCTGAAGTGGAAGGTAAACGCTTTATAGAGACTTGACGGTGTTCCCTTTGAAACCCTCCTTCCCTACGGTGGCATCTTGGCGATCAGCCTCACGGGAGCCTTTTGTATGcagaatatatattatatatatatttatatctgaAAATTCCTTCTAGTAGTTACAAACATTTACCTTGTAGCGACTTTAAAATTCCAACTGATTTGTGATATTCTGTTTAGGGAACAGTAGTTAACAGACTTCTTCATTTTGTTGATGATCACGTTACGATTTTTCCAGGTTAAAGCCTTGCAGCTGCCAAAAAGTGAGGGGATGACACATACGTTGTTGGCATCGATCAAAAAATTCTTTTAGTttttgaaaaaagcaaaagacatcctagatttttatttgtgtaaCCATGTGAGTTTTAAAACACTAAAGGAAAGGGATGCTttcagtgctggcactgggtTGGAGGTGGAACACCCGGCCTGCAGCGTCGGCACTGAAAGGGACGGTGAGTGCCTGATGGCAGGAGCGTGTTTTCTTAGTGCTGCCGACCTCTGTGGTCCCGCTCAACCCCCAGCATGTACCATGGCTAGATCTGCATGACTCCTTTTACTCGCCTGTGTCATGGAAGTGTGTGTGCTAAGCCAGGACTGGGTTTTTGTATCTGTTCACCATTCCCACTCAGGGCAAGATGGCAAACCTGTTTTTATACCTCCTGGTTGTTTTAGCCCTGTGCCATCCGTGGGTGACCGCGCCGAGGGGCGATGGCTCCGTGCAGAGCCGCGGCAGGGACGGGCTGTGAGgcgcagcagctctgcctcccctgcctgcagcaccaaTAAAAGGATGGAAACCCCACTCACCAGGTTCCCTCTGCTTCTGACTcagcccctcagctccctcGGCCGGGGCCGCACCGCTGGGGTCACTCTGGCTGGGAAACACGGCCAGCTTCGGCTGCTCTCGCTGCTCCTTCCGCTGGGAGGGACAGCCtctcctgggcagctctgctcctggcagggagcaggggacagggggcaggggctggctgccctcagctcatggcagggagcagggagtgagcaggggctgccctcagctcatggcagggagcagggagtgagcagggagcaggagctgccctcaactcatggcacagggagcagggagcaggggctgccctcAGCTCATGGCacacagggagggagcaggggctgccctcagctcatggcagggagcagggagtgagcagggagcaggggctgccctcAACTcgtggcacagggagcagggagtgagcagggagcaggggctgccctcagctcatggcagggagcaggggctgccctcAGCTCATGGCACACAGGGAGGGAGCAAGGGCTGCCCTCAGCTCATGGCacacagggagggagcaggggctgccctcAGCTCATGGcacacagcagggagcaggagctggctgccctcagccctTGGCCCCTGCGGGGTCTTGCAGCGCTGTCGgcgcagctgcagcagcccagaaatCCTGCAGGGATCGCTCAGGGCcttctgcccagcccctggcagagtCTCAGCATGCAGCGGGCCCGGGCCGTGCTTGGGTGTCGCTGTTCCCGCACGCCGGAATTCCTGCGGAGGCAGCCGGGAGCACTGCTCCGTGCTGGGGCGGCTCCAGCGCCCCGGCCAGAATCTCTTCCCTGTTTTCATTGATTCCATAGTTTTCGCCGTTGCCTCCCTCAGGCTGGCTCTTGGTGAGATCACGGTTTGTGCCCTCTGAGgtggcacccccagcccttGGGAAGAGCAGGCTGTGTTCGCTCTTCTCCCGGGTTTTGGCCCCAGACCTGTTTGGCTTTGTGTGGCTGCCCGGCAGGAAACTGCCCTGGCTGGCCTGGTggtgctgcccagctggggcagagcagggagaggctggttcagcctgctgctcctcctgctctgcagtctGAAAGATTTCACTTGTTCAGGTGAGGTTTTTTCAGATGTTTGGCAGGTGCCCACCCGCAAAAATGCATTCATGGCCCAAAATGTTCAGAACAAAACAATATCTGGTGATTTTATTGCAAGAAATCACTGGATTACATCAGGAGAAGGCAGAGGCAGTAAAAGCTGAGAAGGCATTCATCATCTCCACCAAGCAGCTCCCAAAAGGGTGCACTTGCAGCTGTTAAAGAAAAATGAGACAATCTTATTCTTAGTTTTTCACATGCTGTTAAATTGACTTTTGTACTTTCATGACAAGGCATAAAAGGCAGCACATAATGTGCTGGaacctgctcagcagcagcaggcattGAGCTCTTGACAGGCCTGCCTTTGTGCCTGGGAGCCCAGAacgggctgcagctccctggcagccGGGATGCTCCCTGAGCCCcgtgcaggcagggctgccgGGGGTGCCCGTTGTCTCCAGCCCCCCGCGCGGGGCACCCAGCAGGATTTGTTCAGCCTGCCCCTCCTGCTcgccctgctgctccctgctgctctgctcggCCCTTCCCGTCAGGCGCTGCCCCTCACCCTCAGAGCCCTTTGTGCTGGAGCTCTTGGTGCTTTCCCTttgtgctgccagctggggtcaGCGCTGGCAGGTTTGGTGGGAGCTGGGGTCAGCGCTGGCAGGTTTGATGGGAGCTGGGGTCAGCGCTGGCAGGTTAAATGGGAGCTGGGGTCAGCGCTGGCAGGTTTGAGGGGAGCTGGGGTCAGCGCTGGCAGTTTGATGGGAGCTGGGGTCAGCGCTGGCAGGTTTGGTGGGAGCTGGGGTCAGCGCTGGCAGCTTTGGTGGGAGCTGGGGTCAGCGCTGGCAGGTTTGGTGGGAGCTGGGGTCAGCGCTGGCAGCTTTGGTGGGAGCTGGGGTCAGCGCTGGCAGGTTTGGTGGGAGCTGGGGTCAGCGCTGGCAGGTTTGGTGGGAGCTGGGGTCAGCGCTGGCAGGTTTGGTGGGAGCTGAGGTCAGCGCTGGCAGGTTTGATGGGAGCTGGGGTCAGCGCTGGCAGGTTTGGTGGTTTATCCCGCTGTCATGGCTAGTGCGGAGAGGGAGGGCGTTCACGCTAAACCCACTGCAGGTGCCGAGAGGAAACCTGGCTGGAATGGTTGGGAAGGGCTGAACTCCATCGGGAATCCTCTGGATGGAGACAAAACCATTCCTTCCATCCCTTCTCTGGGTGTGGGCGCTGTGCTGGGCCCTGGCGAGCTGGGATGAGCAttccagggacagctctggccctgctgggcagtcctggctgctctgcGGTGGCCGTGCTGTCCCCAGGTCACCcgcggcagcggcagcagcagccgcctgCAGCCGGGCCTGCCGggggctccctgctgctggggcagccctgcagcccggGCGGGCACCTCCTCCTGCCGGCAGCcgtgcagctcctgcagctcctgcagctcctgcagctcctgcagctcctgctccctgcgGGGCCCGGAGGATGTGACCCGCCCCGCGCTGCTCACAGCCCGAGGACTGCTGTCTCCCCCAGAGAACGGCTCCTCAGGAGGGGCTCTCTCACTCCTGTGTCCCTCCCGGCCCTCGCTCCCCCCAGGATAGGTCCTGATCCCCGATTTTCACACATTTACcagttttggtccatttccatcCTGGGGTTCAGTGTCCAGTCCCAGCTCCGGATGATGCAGTCCCTCCCTCCCAGTctgctctcctccatcccctgcTGTTGGCACTGTTAGGGCCTGGGGTGCAGCCGTGCCCTTGGTTCTGGCAGGAGCAGCGTTGTTCTGTGTGCCGGAGCTGCGAGGAGAGCTGCTGGCGCTGTGAGGTCAGTGCAGATCAGAgtgggcaggaggagagctCAGACCTGAGGGTCACCGCGGCTGGGACGTGCTGCCCCcgagctgctccccaggccaGCCGTGCTGTGGCAGTGTCACCTGGCGAGAGCTGagggccccagggctgggctctgccggCTGCGGCCGTGCCTGGAGGGTGCTGCGTCCCCCGGCCGTGCAGGACTCGTacaccagccccagctggcGCTTCCTGCCTCCAGTGCATCTCTCTGACCTCTTGGCGGGGTTTGGTGGCACCCGAAGTTGAGATTCAGCTGGATTGAGGGCTCTGAAGTACCCGTAACGCAAAACTCACCCTGAGAGAGTCTTTCAGGCGTGGAAACCTGGTTAAGCATTTCTTCTCTTCAGCCATTGCCTTTTGATAAGCGGTCAGCAGAATTCCCAGTAGTTCCTTTGTAGCTTCCTGTATGTTTTTCATTAGACCTAGTTTGTGGATAATATACTGTAGCTAACTTTCCTGAAATTCTGTAACAGAGTATGTTTTTGATTAAAAAAGGTAAAGATTCAGGTCTCGGCTCCTTTGTTTCATCTAGCAGCGAGTTCTTGCCGGGTTTCTGGAGGGCAGTCGGAGCTGCGGGCTGCGGTTCCGGGGGCCCGTGCTCGGACCTGCAGAGGCCCAGAGCCAAGCCCAGGGCGCAGGACGGGATCTGGGGCCGTGGGAATGCTGTGACAGGGCGGGGGCACCGTGGGGACATCACCATGGGCCCGAGGAGCGGCACTGAGGGCTGGCATTGCCCGGCCCCTCCTCCGGGGCTGCACAAACGCCGGAGCTCCGGCTGTCCCCGCGGTTCCTGCTCGGGGCCCGggtctctgcctgctcctcagCCACCACCGCCGGCCCCCCAGCCCCGaccccccaggagctgctccccgcGGCCCCCGCAGGCCCGTCCGTCCCCGACTGCTGCGGTTCAGCCCCAGCCGTGCCCACgcggctgcagggctggagtgaCCCaggagtgaccccagagtgacccaggAATGACCAAGGAATGACCCAGGAGTGACCCAGGAGTGACCCAGGAGTGACCCACGGAGTGACCCCCAGAGTGACCCAGGAGTGACCCCCAGAGTGACTCAGGAGTGACCCAGGAGTGACCCCCAGAGTGACTCAGGAGTGACCCAGGAATGACCCAGGAGTGACCCATGGAGTGACCCAGGAGTGACCCACAGAGTGACCCAGGAGTGACCCATGGAGTGACCCAGGAGTGACCCAGGAGTGACCCATGGAGTGACCCAGGAGTGACCCAGGAGTGACCCCCAGAGTGACCCAGGAATGACCCAGGAGTGACCCAGGAGTGACCCATGGAGTGACCCAGGAATGACCCAGGAGTGACCCCCAGAGTGACCCAGGAATGACCCACGGAGTGACCCACGGAATGACCCAGAAGTGACCCACGGAGTGACCCACAGAGTGACCCACGGAATGACCAAGGAGTGACCCCCAGAGTGACCCAGGAGTGACCAAGGAATGACCCAGGAGTGACCCAGGAATGACCCACGGAGTGACCCATGGAGTGACCCACGGAATGACCCAGGAGTGACCCACAGAGTGACCCACGGAGTGACCCAGGAGTGACCCACGGAGTGACCCACGGAATGACCCAGGAGTGACCCACAGAGTGACCCAGGAGTGACCCAGGAGTGACCCCCAGAGTGACCCAGGAATGACCCAGGAGTGACCCATGGAGTGACCCAGGAGTGACCCAGGAGTGACCCAGGAGTGACCCATGGAGTGACCCAGGAGTGACCCAGGAGTGACCCCCAGAGTGACCCAGGAGTGACCCAGGAGTGACCCACGGAATGACCCAGAAGTGACCCACAGAGTGACCCACAGAGTGACCCAGGAATGACCCATGGAGTGACCCACAGAGTGACGCATGGAGTGACCCAGGAGTGACCCACGGAGTGACCAAGGAGTGACCCATGGAGTGACCCAGGAGTGACCCAGGAGTGACCCATGGAGTGACCCATGGAGTGACCCAGGAGTGACCCACGAGTGACCCCCAGAGTGACCCAGGAATGACCCACGGAGTGACCCATGGAGTGACCCACGGAATGACCCAGGAGTGACCCCCAGAGTGACCCAGGAGTGACCCACAGAGTGACCCAGGAGTGACCAAGGAATGACCCAGGAGTGACCCAGGAGTGACCCAGGAGTGACCCATGGAGTGACCCACGGAGTGACCCACGGAGTGACCCATGGAGTGACGCAGGAGTGACCCAGGAATGACCCACAGAGTGACCCATGGAGTGACCCAGGAGTGACCCATGGAGTGACCCAGGAGTGACCCCCAGAGTGACCCAGGAATGACCCACAGAGTGACCCACGGAGTGACCCAGGAGTGACCCAGGGGTGACCCAGGAATGACCCAGGAGTGACCCAGGAGTGACCCATGGAATGACCCATGGAGTGACCCAGGAGTGACCCACGGAATGACCCATGGAGTGACCCACGGAATGACCCCCAGAGCCAAATCGAGACCAGAGGCCCCAGCCCGACCCCAGTTCCTGCTGCCGTCATCCTGGGGTGGATGTGGAGTGTGGCATTCCCGTTTTCAGGCTGTTTTCCTGCCTCTTCTTCCCCTGGCCCACTCACACACTCCTCAGAGACCAGTGGTGtctggccctgctgggcagggagaggctgtgtgggctgggggtgggcacggggcaggggggcacggggcagggtgggcacggggctgggggtgggcacgCGGCAGGGTGGGCACGGGGCAGGGTGGGCACGGAGCTGGGTGAGCACGGGGCAGGGTGGGCACGGGGCTGGGTGAGCACGGGGTTGGGTGGGCAcggggcagggtgggcagggggtgggcacggggctgggtgggcacggagctgggtgggcacagggctgggtgggcacggggctgggtgggcacagggctggccgGAGCTGCCCGGGGCTCCCCGCCGAGCCCGGGCCGGCTGCCAGCTGTCGGCACCGCCCGTGCCCGGGGAAATCCGCtgtcccggcccggcccagccgtGCTGCGGTCAGGGCGTGCCCCAGGCCCGGCTGCAGTGCCACATGTCGCCCCCCGGAGCCGTgccccctcctggcaggagccgCGGGGGAGCGGCAGGAGCAGATggccggggggctgcggggcagcTCCCGAGGGGCGGCTCAGCCCCGCGGGCACTCCTGGGCTCGGGGAGACCAGCTGGTGCCACACTCGGGCAATGAGCTGCGGACGTCTGAAATCCTGCCAAAATCAAAGTGCTGCTTTGCGGTTTCGGGTGGTTTGGCGTTTTTCAGAcgtgttttctttgtttgtttttattcacCCGCAGTTGCACTGCGGCACAGCCGTGCGGGGACGCTGTCACCCGCCAGCCCCCGGGGCCGCTGTGGGGCCGGGGCCGGTGGCTCCCTGGCTGCCGGGGCTCCCCGGGCCTGCAAgcgctggggacaggggacaccagagCCACCCCGGGCTGGCGGGAGCCGCAGTTCCACAGCGGTGTCCGGTGGTGGCCACAGCACCGCCCAGGCTCGTGTCTGTGACTCGTGTCAGGCTCAGGgggcccctgccctgcctgaggggctggggacacccctgccAACcccgaggggctggggacagccctgccaccccccgaggcgctggggacacccctgccaccccctgaggggttggggacacccctgccaccccctgaggggttggggacagccctgccaccccccgAGGGGCTTGGGACACCCCTGCCACTCCCCGAGGCGCTGGGCACATTCCTGTCCTCTGTTCTGTTCTCATTCATGGGGACGGCCCGAGGGGCTGGAGGTCGCTGTGATGGGCAGGAGGTCGCTGTGCCGGGCAGGAGGTcgctgtgctgggcaggaggtcGCTGTGCCGGGCAGGAGGtcactgtgctgggcaggaggtccctgtgctggcaggaggTCGCTGTCCTGGGCTGGAGGTCGCTGTGCTGGCATCCGCGGTGCTGTCGCAGAGCAGCGGCCGTGTCCCAGTGGGCTCTGGGTCCCCtggggccggcggggcgggtGCCACTCAATGTCCTTTGTGCTCCATCCGCCCCACCGGCAGCGGCGGCTCCAGGGACCAGAGGGGCCAAAGTCCCCCCAGGGCCACCGCGGTGCTGCCCAGGGCCAAGGGGCCCACGGGAGGTGAGGATGTGGGGCCTGGGGCCCTCGAGGGCCAGGTCCTGTTCCAGTCCCGTTAGCCACAGGATGCCAGCCCGCcgtggggacaccccggggcagtgcctggcagctTGGGGCGATTCTGCCCGTTTGGGGAGTCTGTGACATTCACAGTGACATTCACAGTGACATTCACAGTGACATTCACAGTGACATTCGTTCCAGGGACATCCcccggcacggcacggcacggcacggctgGGCTGggcgctggggctgccctgggagctgagacACCGCAGGGACACCCAGCGTGGGAGCGGCTGCTGTGGCCTGGGGACGCCTGGCAGgcggtggcagtggcaggggaGGGGACGGGCACCGGGGCAGCCCCAGGTCAGTGCGGGCGGGGGGACAGAGATGTGGAGCGccccaggaacagggacagcaggagaggaaatggcctccaGTAAccccagggtgggcacagcaggaatttccccatggaaagggctgtccaGCCCCGGCACAGCCGCCCAGGGCACTGGTGAGTGCCCATTCCTgagccatgtggatgtggcacttggggacaggggtcggtggtggccctggcagggctggtggcagggTGGGACTCCATGGCCATGGTGGGCTTTTCCAGGTTAAaagctgctgtggctctgtggtTCTCCCGGGGGCTTCCAGGCCCTGCCATGATCGCCTCGATCCATGCCATTTCCCGGATTTCTGGACCCGTTTTCTCCCGCTCCCGGGCTTTGGGCAGCCCGCCCCAGCGCGGTGTCTCAGCCTCAGCCGCCCGCGGCTCCTCCGCCCTGCTCGGGGTCGGAGAGCGAAGTCCAGCCCTCCTTCGGCGGCTTTGTGCTGCTCCCGGCCCACCCCCGTGCGGAGCTCACCGAGTCCGCTCCGGCTGCAGGAGCGCCCTGGGACCATCCCTGAGCCCGGCCTGAACCTGGCCTGAACCTGGCCTGGCCATTCCCGAGCCCTTCCCGGCCATCCCCGAGCCCTTCTTGGCCATCCCCGAGCCCTTCCCGGCCATCCCCGAGCCCGGCCTTTCCCCAGCCCCCGCAGACCCATCGGGGTGTGGGATCTCCTACAGCCCCcggggcagctgctctgcccaaaATCCAGTTATTCCTTCACAgcctgcacccccagctcttTTTGATGTGTTTACTTCAAATTTTGCCCAAGCAGGTTTTGGAAATGCGCTGCAATTTCATAAAAAATCGGGCCAGGTCTATTctgggggtaaaaaaaaaagcaaccaacaaaagctgctcattttttttttgtgcccgTTCTGCTCCTTCCAGGAGCCGTGGCACGGGAAGGGCCGCCCGAGCCCGGCTCACTGCACAGcccgggccgggagcggggctcGGTGCTCCGCCAGACCAGCCCCGCCGCAGTCCCGGGGCAGCGCAGGGaccgccggccccgctcccggccccgctcccagccccgctccgATCCCTCTCCGgccccgctcccagccccgctcccagccccgctccgatcccgctccggccccgctcccggccccgctcccagccccgctcccagccccgctccggccccgctcccggccccgctcccagccccgctccggccccgctccggccccgctcccggccccgctcccggccccgctcccagccccgctCTGGCCCCGCTCCGggcccgctcccggccccgctccgggcCCGCTCCGATcccgctcccagccccgctcccggccccgctccgaccccgctcccagccccgctccagccccgctccagccccgctcccggccccgctcccggccccgctccggccccgcGTGTCCGGCAGCCCCGGAGGGCAGGAATGCTGCGGGGCGGGGATCGGGAGCTGCCTGCGGACAGGGATCTCCGCCGGGACATCAGCCCGAGGCTCAGCCCGAGGCGGGCGCTCCCCAAACGCCCCAGTCCAGCCCCGGTGCCGGCTCAGCCCCGGCTCCGGGCGCTCGGCTCTCCCACGCCCAGGGCAGCACCGCCCCCGCCTCTGCCGGGCCGCGGGCGGACGCGGAGCGGGGCAGCGCCGAGCCCGGCGGCGCGCCGGAGCTGAACGGCAGAGACCGCGCGGGGACCGAGCTCCGCTCCTGCGGAGGCTTTGCCGGCAGCGCCGGCCGGCTCCCGCTGCCCCGGCGGACGGAGAGCGGCCAGCGGGCACGGCCCCGCACGGCGCGCTgtcccgcccggccccgggagAGCGGGAttcccggccccgctccctgATCCAGCGAGGGACCGGGCACGGGGGGCTCGGGACCGCCCGCGGCGGCCGCAGGAGAGCAGCGCTGGGGGCGCCTTCCCGAGGGACGGGCCGGAGCGGCCTCGGCAGAGCCCGGGACAGCCTGGAACAGCCCGGGACAGCCTGGAACAGCCCGGGACAGCCCGGGAGAGCCCGGAACAGCCCGGGACAGCCCGGGACAGCCCGGAACAGCCCGGGACAGCCCgggacagcctggggcagcCCGGGACAGCCCGGGAGAGCCCGGGACAGCCcgggacagcctgggacagcccgGGACAGCCCGGGAGAGCCCGGAAGAGCCcgggacagcctgggacagcccgGGACAGCCCGGGACAGCCCGGGACAGCCTGGAACAGCCCGGGACAGCCCGGAACAGCCCGGGACAGCCTGGAACAGCCCGGGACAGCCcgggacagcctgggacagcccgGGACAGCCCGGGACAGGCCGGAACAGCCCGGAACAGCCGGGGACAGCCCAGGACAgccggggacagcccgggaCAGACGGGACAGCCCGGGCCCACACGGGGCAGGGCGGCGCTCCAGCAGCCGAGGAGCCGCCCGAGGTTGGAACCGCGTCCGTAACAACAGCCCAGGGAAGGCGGCTGAACTGCAGagagagaccccagacccaaatccctgacacacacacacacacacacacagcccccagacccaaatccctcacacacacacacacacacacacacacacacacacacagagcccccagacccaaatccctcacacacacacacacacacacagagcccccagacccaaatccctcacacacacacacacacacacacagcccccagacccaaatccctcacacacacacacacacacacacacacacacacacagcccccagacccaaatccctcacacacacacacacacacacacacactcagagcccccagacccaaatccctcacacacacacacacacacacacactcagagcccccagacccaaatccctcacacacacacacacacacacacactcagagcccccagacccaaatccctcacacacacacacacacacacacactcagagcccccagacccaaatccctcacacacacacacacacacacacacacacacacacacacacacacacacacacacacacacagcccccagacccaaatcccCCACCGAGGGTCCCCCCGGGCTCTCTGGGGTTTCTGTCCCCCCTCGGGCTCCCCCAGTGACAGCCGGGCAGACAAACGTCCACGTTAATGGAAACCAGTCTTTATTAAGTAACCTTtaatatcagaaaaataaaactcttaTAATTCTCTTTACAGCAAATATATAATATCAGTGCTTCGGCCATCATCAGTTAAAGGCCCTTTATCATAAAATATATGGATTCTTTTAATCTTT belongs to Haemorhous mexicanus isolate bHaeMex1 chromosome Z, bHaeMex1.pri, whole genome shotgun sequence and includes:
- the LOC132322389 gene encoding uncharacterized protein LOC132322389 isoform X2 produces the protein MEVCVLSQDWVFVSVHHSHSGQDGKPVFIPPGCFSPVPSVGDRAEGRWLRAEPRQGRAVRRSSSASPACSTNKRMETPLTRFPLLLTQPLSSLGRGRTAGVTLAGKHGQLRLLSLLLPLGGTASPGQLCSWQGAGDRGQGLAALSSWQGAGSEQGLPSAHGREQGVSREQELPSTHGTGSREQGLPSAHGREQGLAALSSWHTGREQGLPSAHGTQQGAGAGCPQPLAPAGSCSAVGAAAAAQKSCRDRSGPSAQPLAESQHAAGPGRAWVSLFPHAGIPAEAAGSTAPCWGGSSAPARISSLFSLIP
- the LOC132322389 gene encoding uncharacterized protein LOC132322389 isoform X1; this translates as MEVCVLSQDWVFVSVHHSHSGQDGKPVFIPPGCFSPVPSVGDRAEGRWLRAEPRQGRAVRRSSSASPACSTNKRMETPLTRFPLLLTQPLSSLGRGRTAGVTLAGKHGQLRLLSLLLPLGGTASPGQLCSWQGAGDRGQGLAALSSWQGAGSEQGLPSAHGREQGVSREQELPSTHGTGSREQGLPSAHGREQGLPSAHGTQGGSKGCPQLMAHREGAGAALSSWHTAGSRSWLPSALGPCGVLQRCRRSCSSPEILQGSLRAFCPAPGRVSACSGPGPCLGVAVPARRNSCGGSREHCSVLGRLQRPGQNLFPVFIDSIVFAVASLRLALGEITVCAL